In Gossypium arboreum isolate Shixiya-1 chromosome 6, ASM2569848v2, whole genome shotgun sequence, the following are encoded in one genomic region:
- the LOC108484750 gene encoding sphingolipid delta(4)-desaturase DES1-like, giving the protein MRKGGEMREEDNEGVVMANDFFWSYTDEPHASRRRQILSQYPQIKELFGPDPFAFFKIAVVVSLQLCTAIILHDAGWLKMLAIAYFFGSFLNHNLFLAIHELSHNLAFSTPVYNRWLGIFANLPIGVPMSITFQKYHLEHHRFQGVDGIDMDVPSCTEAHFVTNTISKAIWVIFQLFFYALRPLFLKPKPPGYWEFINLAIQVALDGILLYFWGWKSFAYLILSTFVGGGMHPMAGHFISEHYVFNPEQETYSYYGPLNLMTWCVGYHNEHHDFPRIPGNKLHKVKEIASEYYEGLDSYKSWSQVIYMYIMDRSIGPFSRMKRKLSKKSA; this is encoded by the exons ATGAGGAAAGGAGGGGAAATGAGAGAGGAAGATAATGAAGGAGTAGTCATGGCGAATGACTTTTTCTGGTCATATACAGATGAGCCTCATGCTTCGAGGAGACGTCAGATCCTCTCTCAATACCCTCAAATTAAAGAGCTCTTTGGCCCTGATCCTTTTGCTTTCTTTAAG attGCTGTGGTGGTTTCACTTCAGCTATGTACCGCAATTATTCTCCATGATGCTGGCTGGCTAAAAATGTTGGCAATTGCCTATTTCTTCGGTTCTTTCCTCAACCACAACCTCTTCTTGGCCATCCATGAGCTCAGCCACAATCTTGCCTTCTCCACCCCCGTCTACAACCGTTGGCTCGGGATATTTGCTAACCTCCCCATTGGTGTGCCGATGTCTATTACTTTCCAAAAGTATCATCTTGAGCATCATCGTTTTCAAGGGGTagatggcatcgacatggatgtCCCAAGCTGCACCGAAGCCCATTTCGTGACTAATACTATCTCGAAAGCCATATGGGTCATCTTCCAACTCTTCTTCTACGCGCTCCGCCCTCTGTTTCTCAAACCAAAACCCCCTGGTTATTGGGAGTTCATCAACTTAGCTATTCAGGTCGCTCTGGATGGGATCTTACTTTACTTTTGGGGTTGGAAATCTTTTGCTTATTTGATCCTTTCAACGTTCGTTGGTGGTGGAATGCATCCGATGGCCGGTCATTTCATCTCCGAGCATTATGTATTCAATCCTGAGCAAGAGACGTATTCTTACTATGGTCCGCTCAATCTTATgacatggtgtgttgggtatCATAATGAACACCATGATTTCCCAAGGATCCCTGGGAACAAACTGCACAAGGTGAAGGAGATTGCTTCCGAATATTACGAAGGCTTGGATTCGTATAAATCATGGAGCCAGGTTATTTACATGTATATAATGGATCGGAGCATCGGCCCTTTTAGCCGAATGAAGAGGAAGCTCTCGAAAAAATCCGCATAG